From a single Candoia aspera isolate rCanAsp1 chromosome 10, rCanAsp1.hap2, whole genome shotgun sequence genomic region:
- the ZBTB8A gene encoding zinc finger and BTB domain-containing protein 8A, with the protein MEISSHQFHLLQQLNEQRRQDLFCDCSILVEGKVFKAHRNVLFASSGYFKMLLSQGSKETSQPTTATFQAFSPETFSVILDFVYSGKLSLTGQNVIEVMSAASFLQMTDVISVCKTFIKSSLDISEKEKDRYFSLSDKEASSNGVERLCVYSAGWRPEASPPRSHLSPDQGTCVVNSSSWTNFSYYPSTPRAAQPLSKHDQRQEPPKKSRHVGLPQPADGPPYKSSKLEDRAPEPAGRPAPSEEDLQMDSEGDSCPPGYQYVQGADTVPRGLAVSQHEHDSPHSASKSKSSKAEEQYPSMPSVLGVMGNWAEDDLPRMRFKCPFCTHVVKRKADLKRHLRCHTGERPYPCEACGKRFSRLDHLSSHFRTIHQACKPICRKCKRHVTEMTGQVVQEGTRRYRLCNECLSEAGIDSIRIDLDTEPPPEFPLEEDKDSNWNYSEDNRSDVEIVEDGSTDLVIQQVDDSDDEAEEKDIKPNVRLGKHFKIKVNNFIKHGQQIQRNVSGQRFVIVQEARAFSKSPFVY; encoded by the exons atggagatttcttcccaccAGTTCCACCTTCTGCAGCAGCTGAACGAGCAGCGCCGGCAGGACCTGTTCTGCGACTGCAGCATCCTGGTGGAGGGGAAGGTCTTCAAAGCCCACCGCAATGTGCTCTTCGCCAGCAGCGGCTACTTCAAAATGCTCCTCTCCCAGGGCTCCAAGGAGACCAGCCAGCCGACCACCGCTACCTTCCAGGCGTTTTCCCCGGAAACGTTTTCGGTGATCCTGGATTTTGTGTACTCGGGCAAGCTCTCCCTCACCGGCCAGAACGTCATCGAGGTGATGTCGGCTGCCAGCTTCTTGCAGATGACCGACGTCATTAGCGTTTGCAAGACCTTCATAAAATCGTCCCTGGACATCAGCGAGAAGGAAAAGGACCGCTATTTCAGTCTCTCGGACAAGGAGGCGAGCTCCAACGGGGTGGAGCGCTTGTGCGTGTACAGCGCTGGCTGGAGGCCGGAGGCGAGTCCTCCCCGCTCCCACTTAAGCCCTGACCAAGGGACGTGCGTGGTCAACAGCAGCTCCTGGACGAACTTCAGCTATTACCCGTCCACCCCAAGAGCCGCCCAGCCCCTGTCCAAACATGACCAAAGACAGGAACCTCCGAAGAAAAGCAGGCACGTCGGGCTGCCCCAGCCGGCAGACGGGCCCCCCTACAAATCGAGCAAACTGGAAGACCGGGCTCCGGAGCCGGCCGGCCGCCCCGCTCCCTCGGAAGAGGACCTCCAGATGGATTCGGAAGGGGACTCTTGTCCGCCAGGCTACCAGTACGTGCAGGGGGCTGACACGGTCCCGAGAGGCCTGGCCGTCTCTCAGCACGAGCACGATTCTCCCCATTCTGCCAGCAAGTCGAAGTCCTCCAAAGCCGAAGAGCAGTACCCCAGCATGCCCTCGGTCTTGGGAGTCATGGGGAACTGGGCCGAGG ATGACCTCCCGAGGATGAGGTTCAAGTGCCCCTTCTGCACTCACGTGGTGAAACGGAAGGCAGATCTGAAGAGACACCTCCGCTGCCACACGGGAGAGCGGCCGTATCCATGCGAAGCCTGTGGGAAAAGATTCAGCAGGCTGGATCATCTGAGCAGCCACTTCCGAACG ATCCATCAAGCTTGCAAACCCATCTGCAGAAAGTGCAAGCGCCACGTCACCGAAATGACGGGTCAGGTGGTCCAGGAAGGGACAAGACGTTACAGACTTTGCAATGAATGCCTCTCTGAAGCCGGGATCGACAGCATCCGCATTGATTTGGACACAGAACCGCCCCCGGAGTTCCCACtagaagaagacaaagattccAACTGGAATTACAGTGAAGACAACAGATCCGACGTGGAAATTGTAGAGGACGGATCTACTGATTTGGTTATCCAGCAAGTTGATGACAGTGACGATGAGGCCGAGGAAAAAGATATAAAGCCCAATGTTAG ACTTGGGAAGCACTTCAAAATAAAAGTGAACAACTTCATA